The Pelotomaculum isophthalicicum JI genome includes a region encoding these proteins:
- a CDS encoding autorepressor SdpR family transcription factor has product MVSATFKALADPTRRKILKLLRERDMTAGEIAEQFNISKPSISHHLNILKQSRLVIDERQGQYIYYSLNMTVFQEMMGWFSEIMERKEG; this is encoded by the coding sequence TTGGTTAGCGCGACTTTCAAAGCCCTGGCTGACCCGACGCGCAGGAAGATACTCAAGCTGCTGCGGGAGCGGGATATGACAGCCGGGGAAATCGCGGAGCAATTTAATATTTCCAAGCCGAGCATCTCCCATCATTTGAATATCCTGAAACAGTCCCGGCTGGTGATAGACGAGCGCCAGGGGCAGTATATTTACTACTCGTTGAACATGACCGTGTTTCAGGAGATGATGGGCTGGTTTTCCGAGATTATGGAACGGAAGGAAGGATGA
- a CDS encoding SdpI family protein produces the protein MNKVINRDKKGGCVISIKEEWPLLLIIIGTLIAGLIFYPHLPEQVASHWNLRGEVDRYSSRFWGAFGIPIMTAAIYIMMVLLPLIDPRKQNYQKFAGAYRLLRAALVVFMTGLYIVIVADARGYQMPVGRVVMTGVALLIIVMGNFMGQIRQNYFVGIKTPWTLANEVVWRKTHRLAARLWVVAGLIGLVAALSGGIAGAVIMGISLGAAAIIPIVFSYLEFRRQQQ, from the coding sequence ATGAATAAAGTGATTAACCGGGATAAAAAAGGCGGTTGTGTTATTTCCATAAAGGAAGAGTGGCCGCTGTTGTTAATTATCATAGGGACTTTAATCGCGGGCTTGATCTTCTACCCGCATTTACCGGAACAGGTGGCCAGTCACTGGAACCTGAGGGGTGAGGTGGATAGATATTCTTCCCGGTTTTGGGGAGCTTTCGGAATTCCAATAATGACTGCCGCAATATATATCATGATGGTATTGCTGCCTCTAATCGACCCCAGAAAACAGAATTACCAGAAATTCGCCGGCGCATACAGACTGTTAAGGGCAGCTTTGGTAGTGTTTATGACCGGTTTGTATATTGTCATAGTGGCGGACGCGCGGGGATACCAGATGCCCGTGGGGCGAGTGGTTATGACTGGTGTTGCTCTGTTGATTATAGTGATGGGCAATTTTATGGGGCAGATCAGGCAAAATTACTTTGTAGGTATTAAAACCCCATGGACGTTGGCCAACGAAGTGGTTTGGCGGAAGACTCACCGACTGGCCGCCCGGCTTTGGGTGGTGGCTGGCTTGATCGGACTGGTGGCGGCGCTGTCCGGCGGCATCGCGGGAGCTGTGATTATGGGTATTTCTCTGGGTGCGGCCGCGATAATTCCAATAGTCTTTTCCTACCTGGAATTTCGCCGGCAGCAACAATGA
- a CDS encoding potassium channel family protein: protein MILAVLVLTAIFLVGTIGYRTISNGESSWTDCAYMTLITLASVGYGEITVHSDTGGGRVFTMFMIVCGISVYLYFLSTITAFLVEGDLLKNFWRKKMDKVIQELNGHYILCGIGETGIHITREFIETKRKIVVVEKNSARLQEVGSELLEKLLWIEGDSTNDEVLIKAGIKRASGLMACVAEDKDNLLITLSARQLNENMRIISRCKDSKMIGKLIKSGADSVVSPNFIGGMRIASEMVRPAAVGFMDIMLRDKDQNLRVEEIDIPDNSRVIAKTIGEVDFLTLAGLYPVAIQTPESKWVYNPSPKLKLQSGMKIIIIGNAEQRQKIEAIV, encoded by the coding sequence GTGATCCTGGCGGTACTTGTTCTCACAGCCATTTTTTTGGTTGGGACGATAGGTTACCGTACCATCAGCAATGGAGAATCCAGTTGGACCGACTGCGCCTACATGACCTTGATCACCCTCGCTTCAGTAGGATACGGAGAGATCACCGTTCATTCCGACACCGGCGGCGGCAGGGTTTTCACGATGTTCATGATAGTTTGCGGAATCAGCGTATATCTTTATTTTTTATCAACTATCACAGCCTTCCTCGTTGAGGGAGATCTACTAAAAAATTTCTGGAGAAAAAAGATGGATAAAGTCATTCAGGAGTTAAATGGACATTATATTCTTTGCGGCATTGGTGAAACCGGCATTCATATTACTCGCGAATTCATTGAAACAAAGCGTAAGATTGTAGTGGTGGAAAAAAATTCCGCGCGCCTCCAGGAAGTCGGAAGTGAATTGCTGGAAAAACTGCTCTGGATCGAAGGAGATTCGACCAACGACGAAGTGCTGATTAAAGCCGGCATTAAAAGAGCAAGCGGGCTTATGGCCTGTGTGGCGGAGGACAAGGATAATCTGCTTATCACCCTGTCCGCGAGACAGCTGAATGAAAACATGCGTATTATATCCAGATGCAAAGACAGTAAAATGATTGGGAAACTGATCAAATCCGGCGCCGACTCGGTAGTATCCCCAAACTTTATCGGCGGCATGAGGATTGCCTCGGAAATGGTTCGTCCCGCCGCCGTTGGCTTTATGGACATTATGTTAAGGGACAAGGACCAGAACCTGAGAGTAGAGGAAATAGACATCCCGGACAACTCCAGAGTTATAGCCAAAACCATCGGTGAAGTTGATTTTCTTACTTTAGCCGGGCTATACCCCGTGGCTATCCAGACACCCGAGTCCAAGTGGGTTTACAACCCGTCTCCGAAATTAAAGCTACAGTCCGGCATGAAGATAATCATTATCGGAAACGCCGAGCAGAGACAGAAAATAGAGGCGATAGTTTAA